One window from the genome of Thermaerobacter marianensis DSM 12885 encodes:
- a CDS encoding VWA domain-containing protein — translation MTGPADSSNGHQLPANLRDRLVLLVRRLRAAGVRSSPGDAITALAALEHVDLGDVAEVRAALRTVLAHRREDLPLVDRALDAFLWGDPIPFDATGRPGALGTGFGPGSWPNPVVPDGLVDGDEIGQGQGNGQGMATAEREGQRAPQERQQLQERQQEGERPRQGDGEGAGHGQGHGQEDGEEAGQGSGEGRAEPPWQQGGDEQTGVDTALEIILGAAQGLSRQDRPLGHDGPTDADEPGTWTARAGGSPGGYSPLAVLTRRDVQLLDARERQAVMAAARLLGRWLATRPSRRFVRARKGAIDGRRALREAARRAGDLTRWPRRRRRRERLRLVCLLDVSGSMDVYSQLFLHFLHGLQHAGGRVETFAIGTRLTRLTPVLLTPRPEVAMARAAAVTVDWSGGTRLGECLWVFLQRYGSLLDRETVMLVVSDGLDRGDLDLLDRTLRACRRRVRALVWMNPLAGDPRYEPRAQGMQVALPYIDVLAPAHNVESLVRLADLLARQPRVVGRHGRRPFRWLGLAPAGARDDGVQEGHR, via the coding sequence ATGACCGGGCCCGCAGATTCGTCCAACGGTCACCAGCTCCCCGCCAACCTGCGCGACCGGCTGGTCCTTCTGGTACGGCGGTTGCGGGCGGCAGGGGTCCGATCCAGCCCCGGCGACGCCATCACCGCTCTCGCGGCTCTGGAACACGTGGACCTGGGCGACGTCGCGGAAGTGCGGGCGGCGCTGCGCACCGTCCTGGCCCACCGCCGGGAAGATCTGCCCCTGGTGGACCGGGCCCTGGATGCCTTCCTCTGGGGGGACCCGATCCCGTTCGATGCGACCGGCAGGCCGGGAGCGCTCGGTACCGGATTCGGTCCGGGATCCTGGCCCAACCCCGTCGTTCCCGACGGCTTGGTGGACGGGGATGAGATCGGGCAAGGGCAGGGGAACGGGCAAGGGATGGCCACAGCGGAGCGGGAGGGGCAACGGGCGCCGCAGGAACGGCAACAACTGCAGGAACGGCAACAGGAAGGGGAACGGCCGAGACAAGGCGACGGCGAAGGGGCAGGGCACGGGCAAGGGCACGGTCAAGAGGATGGTGAAGAGGCTGGGCAAGGGAGCGGGGAAGGGCGAGCTGAGCCCCCGTGGCAACAAGGCGGCGACGAACAGACTGGGGTCGACACCGCCTTGGAGATCATCCTGGGGGCAGCACAGGGTCTCAGCCGCCAGGATCGGCCGCTCGGACACGACGGCCCGACGGATGCGGACGAACCCGGCACCTGGACGGCCCGGGCCGGAGGCAGCCCCGGCGGCTACAGCCCGCTGGCGGTCCTCACCCGGCGGGATGTCCAACTGCTCGACGCCCGTGAGCGCCAGGCAGTGATGGCCGCGGCCCGGCTCCTCGGGCGGTGGCTGGCCACGCGGCCGTCGCGCCGGTTCGTCCGGGCGAGGAAGGGCGCCATCGACGGCCGGCGGGCTCTCCGGGAAGCAGCCCGGCGGGCGGGGGACCTCACCCGCTGGCCGCGCCGCCGGCGCCGGCGAGAGAGGCTGCGGCTGGTCTGCCTGCTGGACGTCTCGGGGTCCATGGATGTGTACAGCCAGCTTTTCCTGCACTTCCTGCATGGCCTGCAGCACGCCGGCGGGCGGGTCGAGACCTTCGCCATCGGCACGCGGCTGACGCGGCTGACGCCGGTTCTGCTCACCCCGCGGCCGGAGGTGGCCATGGCCCGGGCGGCGGCCGTCACCGTCGACTGGTCCGGAGGGACGCGGCTGGGGGAATGCCTGTGGGTGTTCCTGCAGCGGTACGGTAGCCTCCTCGACCGGGAGACGGTGATGCTGGTGGTCAGCGACGGGCTGGACCGGGGGGACCTGGACCTCCTTGACCGGACGCTGCGGGCCTGCCGGCGGCGGGTGCGGGCCCTGGTCTGGATGAACCCGCTGGCCGGCGACCCGCGGTACGAGCCGCGGGCCCAGGGGATGCAGGTGGCCCTCCCATATATTGACGTGCTCGCCCCGGCCCACAACGTGGAGAGCCTGGTGCGCCTGGCCGATCTGCTGGCGCGGCAGCCGCGGGTGGTGGGGCGGCACGGGCGGCGACCGTTCCGGTGGCTCGGTCTGGCGCCGGCGGGTGCTCGGGATGACGGTGTCCAAGAAGGCCATCGCTGA
- a CDS encoding IS110 family transposase, which produces MKLYVGIDLALRGPHRAAVVDDRGTVVLPERRLRTDMRNLDALLEQLWQRFPEAEVQVVAEPTGTVWIPIARHCLRRGCRFALVAPQKVHDLRRFYRRHAKTDPLDALTLARMPLVDPEALFTSEVLDVRWLALRRGVKKEAKLARLVAEIKQSICAKVDLAVPGLAALVGDPASRLARALYGRSLDPQQVLAMGPEAFRDLVAGARRRPVSEGWFRRLWACYEAAAAFWGPGDLEAQDLTEDVAEDYAILDTLIAQLRQVRQRNLALYRALDPEGHVQSLPGVGKVLAPALLAGLPDPHRFPDSKAFRAYTGPIPRVDQSGIRRAKGTRSTKAGPAWLRRALYLAAEVARRQDPQLAQIYQRCLLEKGHHHSHAVCVVAVHLADRLYAVRRDGRPYVLRDAHGTPLDRQTARRLAQAYTVPDTVRRARRNREGQLGENVRVG; this is translated from the coding sequence ATGAAACTGTACGTCGGCATCGACCTAGCCCTTCGGGGGCCACACCGGGCCGCCGTGGTCGATGACCGAGGCACCGTTGTCTTGCCCGAACGCCGCCTGCGCACGGACATGCGTAACCTGGATGCTCTGCTAGAACAGCTCTGGCAGCGCTTCCCTGAGGCCGAGGTGCAGGTGGTCGCCGAGCCCACCGGCACCGTGTGGATCCCCATCGCACGGCACTGCCTGCGGCGCGGCTGCCGGTTCGCCCTGGTGGCGCCGCAGAAGGTGCACGATCTGCGGCGCTTCTACCGCCGCCACGCGAAGACCGACCCCCTCGACGCCCTGACGCTGGCCCGCATGCCCCTGGTCGATCCTGAGGCCTTGTTCACCTCCGAGGTCCTGGACGTTCGCTGGCTGGCCCTCCGCCGGGGTGTGAAGAAGGAGGCCAAGCTGGCGCGGCTGGTGGCCGAGATCAAGCAGTCCATCTGCGCCAAGGTGGACCTCGCGGTCCCTGGCCTCGCGGCCCTGGTCGGGGACCCCGCCTCCCGCCTGGCGCGGGCGCTCTACGGCCGCTCCCTCGACCCGCAGCAGGTCCTCGCCATGGGACCCGAGGCGTTCCGGGATCTCGTGGCCGGTGCCCGGCGCCGTCCCGTGTCGGAGGGATGGTTCCGCCGCCTCTGGGCATGCTACGAGGCCGCCGCTGCGTTCTGGGGACCCGGCGATCTGGAGGCCCAGGACCTCACGGAGGACGTGGCCGAGGATTACGCCATCCTGGACACGCTCATCGCCCAGTTGCGGCAGGTTCGACAGCGGAACCTCGCCCTTTATCGGGCGCTGGACCCGGAGGGGCATGTCCAGTCGCTGCCCGGCGTGGGGAAGGTGCTGGCTCCCGCCTTGCTGGCCGGGTTGCCGGATCCCCACCGCTTCCCGGACAGCAAGGCCTTCCGGGCCTACACGGGCCCCATCCCCCGCGTCGACCAGTCGGGTATTCGGCGGGCCAAGGGGACCCGGAGCACCAAGGCCGGACCCGCCTGGTTGCGACGGGCGCTGTATCTGGCCGCCGAGGTGGCACGTCGCCAGGACCCCCAGCTCGCCCAGATCTATCAGCGCTGTCTCCTCGAGAAGGGCCATCACCACTCGCACGCCGTGTGCGTCGTGGCGGTGCACCTTGCCGACCGGCTGTATGCCGTGCGAAGGGACGGAAGGCCGTACGTCCTGCGCGATGCACACGGCACGCCCCTAGACCGGCAAACAGCTCGGCGCCTGGCACAGGCGTACACCGTTCCCGACACCGTGCGACGCGCCCGCCGCAATCGTGAAGGGCAGCTGGGGGAGAACGTTCGGGTCGGCTGA
- a CDS encoding beta-galactosidase trimerization domain-containing protein — protein sequence MLNAPALDEVTPLESATPPFSKAAAGAGSTAVPAPLSGPVPPVAPAASPLSPGTGRAFRTHPPFLLGVNYWPSRHGVEMWRDWQPEAIAAELQALAATGCRVVRFFLRWVHFQPEEDRIDPTALQRLRQFCDLAWDAGLGVIPTFFTGHMSGENWDVPWRRARCPYTDPAMLRAQVRLVRAVAETIGDHPALLAWDLANEPDIFARPPSPDAGWLWCRLLYRELKAVTPAVPVTLGIHVASLVDDCGFRPADVAEAADFVCMHLYPIYSSWCPDPAGTVRPNLLVPFGDRLVAAMGRRPALAEEFGSTTLMMSPELHGRYVSAVLGSLLLHGSLGAVAWCGLDFTCAEELPYDSTPYEVAFGILDAEGRPKPAGAAFARFARMLQRLPTGLRPALRPAAILLPERYYDNADPDVTPERNFAVLFNAFVLARRAGLPVDLVRPDDDWSGYRLLIVPCVPRRNSLSTRTWNRLRRWVEGGGTLYLSYDGVALPGMEEVFGVAVRDAYPREAVHGPGPWELVLGWAGLDHLPADEPAGWGHAAGGEAEAGGDVAGGPPEGSPSCAASRPTGGPGVAEGDGVGRSAWGGADAAPRLACGGDDVGGTDAAGADAGNDDAEGPANPEGYTAAVPGGAAETAARWITRLRPSRFGPRKRLLAEPRGAAVAGWIRPARQDAAASGTGQPGAPATAGPASVRATGGTAAAAHAVAGEQATGTANAGTRGDRGNGTANAGTPGERAIAEPAEPAVFVHRYGQGWAVLVTDPLEWLLAGTPGAYRDDRSHEIYRLAARLARLDLPWQASHPDVEVGLLVAAGEPGGGGGPGGAGETGGPAGAGRPVETGTPGVAGGPAGIGGPGGTGGSRGSGGNGGSGDTGSANQDLAYLVVVNHHPEPVTVTLLTGGEPAGGDPVRNDGAGHVPAGGDPVGGDRAGRVPAGGDLVGGDRAGRDRPRVDPAPQAHAPADETPHGPRGPVTPHGPRGPVLTDVESGDHLPCAPAGAGRWCSPAFQLEPGAWRVFRVTRAIEL from the coding sequence TTGTTGAACGCACCCGCGCTGGATGAGGTGACGCCCTTGGAAAGCGCAACCCCACCGTTCTCGAAGGCTGCTGCAGGCGCCGGTTCCACCGCCGTTCCGGCCCCCCTCTCCGGCCCCGTGCCGCCCGTCGCGCCCGCGGCCTCCCCCCTTTCCCCCGGGACCGGCAGGGCGTTCCGCACCCACCCGCCCTTCCTGCTGGGCGTCAACTACTGGCCCAGCCGCCACGGCGTGGAGATGTGGCGGGACTGGCAGCCCGAGGCCATTGCCGCCGAGCTCCAGGCCCTGGCCGCCACGGGGTGCCGGGTGGTCCGGTTCTTCCTGCGGTGGGTCCACTTCCAGCCCGAGGAGGACCGGATCGATCCCACGGCCCTCCAGCGCCTGCGACAGTTCTGCGACCTGGCCTGGGACGCGGGCCTGGGCGTGATCCCCACCTTCTTCACGGGCCACATGAGCGGCGAGAACTGGGACGTCCCGTGGCGCCGGGCCCGCTGCCCGTACACCGACCCTGCCATGCTGCGCGCCCAGGTGCGCCTGGTGCGGGCGGTGGCGGAGACCATCGGCGACCACCCCGCCCTGCTGGCGTGGGATCTGGCCAACGAGCCGGACATCTTCGCCCGGCCGCCGTCGCCCGACGCGGGGTGGCTGTGGTGCCGGTTGCTCTACCGCGAGCTCAAGGCGGTGACGCCGGCGGTCCCCGTCACCCTGGGCATCCACGTGGCCTCCCTGGTGGACGACTGCGGCTTCCGCCCCGCCGACGTGGCCGAGGCGGCGGACTTCGTCTGCATGCACCTGTATCCCATCTACTCGTCCTGGTGCCCGGACCCGGCGGGCACCGTCCGGCCGAACCTTCTGGTCCCCTTCGGCGACCGGCTGGTGGCCGCCATGGGCCGGCGGCCGGCCCTGGCGGAGGAATTCGGCAGCACGACCCTGATGATGTCGCCCGAACTGCACGGCCGCTACGTCAGCGCGGTGCTGGGGAGCCTCCTGCTCCACGGCAGTCTCGGCGCCGTGGCCTGGTGCGGCCTCGACTTCACCTGTGCGGAGGAACTGCCCTACGACAGCACGCCCTACGAGGTAGCCTTCGGCATCCTGGACGCCGAGGGCCGGCCCAAGCCGGCGGGAGCGGCCTTCGCCCGGTTCGCCCGGATGCTGCAGCGGCTGCCCACAGGCCTGCGCCCGGCCCTGCGGCCGGCGGCCATCCTGCTGCCCGAGCGGTATTACGACAACGCGGATCCCGACGTGACTCCGGAACGCAACTTCGCCGTGCTGTTCAACGCCTTCGTGCTGGCGCGGCGGGCGGGACTGCCCGTCGACCTGGTCCGCCCCGACGACGACTGGTCGGGCTACCGGCTGCTGATCGTCCCCTGTGTCCCGCGGCGCAACAGCCTGTCGACCCGGACCTGGAACCGCCTGCGCCGGTGGGTGGAGGGCGGCGGCACCCTCTATCTCTCCTACGACGGGGTGGCCCTGCCGGGGATGGAGGAGGTCTTCGGGGTGGCGGTGCGCGACGCCTACCCCCGGGAAGCGGTGCACGGGCCGGGGCCGTGGGAGCTGGTGCTGGGATGGGCCGGTCTGGACCACCTCCCTGCGGACGAACCGGCGGGGTGGGGGCATGCGGCCGGCGGCGAGGCGGAAGCAGGTGGGGACGTGGCCGGCGGCCCGCCGGAAGGAAGCCCGAGTTGCGCGGCAAGCCGTCCGACCGGAGGTCCGGGTGTTGCCGAGGGCGATGGGGTGGGAAGGTCGGCGTGGGGCGGCGCCGATGCTGCGCCACGCCTGGCGTGTGGCGGCGACGATGTAGGCGGCACCGATGCGGCGGGCGCCGATGCGGGGAACGACGATGCCGAGGGTCCCGCCAACCCGGAGGGCTACACCGCCGCCGTGCCGGGCGGTGCAGCGGAGACGGCGGCCCGGTGGATCACCCGGTTGCGGCCGTCCCGGTTTGGACCCCGCAAGCGGCTGCTGGCCGAACCCCGCGGAGCCGCGGTGGCGGGGTGGATCCGCCCCGCCCGGCAGGATGCCGCCGCCTCCGGTACCGGGCAGCCTGGCGCGCCGGCCACGGCCGGGCCCGCCAGCGTGAGGGCGACTGGCGGCACGGCGGCAGCTGCCCACGCCGTCGCCGGCGAGCAGGCTACGGGGACGGCGAACGCTGGCACCCGGGGCGACCGCGGCAACGGCACCGCGAACGCCGGCACCCCTGGTGAACGGGCCATCGCTGAACCGGCCGAACCGGCCGTGTTCGTCCATCGGTATGGCCAAGGGTGGGCCGTCCTGGTCACCGATCCCCTGGAGTGGCTCCTGGCCGGAACGCCGGGCGCCTACCGGGACGACCGGTCCCACGAGATCTACCGCCTGGCCGCCCGGCTCGCCAGGCTGGACCTCCCGTGGCAAGCCAGCCACCCGGACGTGGAAGTCGGCCTGCTCGTGGCCGCCGGCGAGCCCGGCGGCGGCGGAGGGCCAGGTGGCGCCGGTGAGACCGGCGGTCCAGCTGGGGCCGGTCGGCCCGTTGAGACAGGTACGCCCGGTGTGGCAGGTGGGCCAGCTGGGATCGGTGGACCAGGTGGGACCGGAGGGAGCAGAGGGAGCGGAGGAAACGGTGGGAGCGGTGACACCGGAAGCGCCAACCAAGACCTGGCCTACCTGGTCGTGGTGAACCACCACCCCGAGCCCGTCACCGTGACCCTGCTGACGGGCGGCGAGCCGGCGGGTGGCGACCCGGTTCGCAACGACGGGGCGGGCCACGTGCCGGCCGGTGGCGACCCGGTTGGCGGCGACCGGGCGGGCCGAGTGCCGGCCGGTGGCGACCTGGTTGGCGGCGACCGGGCGGGCCGCGACCGGCCCAGGGTTGATCCGGCCCCCCAAGCCCACGCTCCAGCCGACGAGACGCCGCACGGTCCCCGTGGGCCGGTAACCCCGCACGGCCCCCGCGGGCCGGTTCTGACGGACGTGGAGTCGGGGGATCACCTACCGTGTGCCCCCGCCGGGGCCGGCCGCTGGTGCTCCCCGGCATTTCAACTGGAACCGGGCGCGTGGCGGGTCTTCCGGGTCACCCGGGCCATCGAGCTCTGA
- a CDS encoding ABC transporter permease: MSQFRVLVRREFMEVVRSTAYKVTTAVALLLVAGLAFLPLLIDWLSSLDQQRVAVIDEGTGLAAAVQEVLAQGAPGVRLVVEPWPGPVGEAAVEQAVRHERVDGVLWLRPAAGPEIVSARYVSRVPQPDTVAALSAAVSQAALPLRLQRAGIDPAAFQVVLDPVPVRQVALEPAGEHEESPVTQGLGYLLMFMLYIALAMYGSMALYGVTTEKMSRIAEVLLVATRPGTLLLSKLVGLGAAGLLQFLLMAAVGVGVVLFRGLPGGAMSLPDLHLSGVPLGIWAWLLVFFLLGFLMYSALYAAMGAAVGRPEEVQNASGLPTLVLVVTYIVAAASIAAPDGQVATIASFVPFLTPLIMFVRVVTLDLPPWQPLVGLTVNLVVLWLLLRWAARVYRENLLVQQPFALRRVLGLVRAARP; encoded by the coding sequence GTGAGTCAGTTCCGCGTGCTGGTGCGGCGCGAGTTCATGGAGGTGGTCCGCTCCACGGCGTACAAGGTGACGACGGCCGTGGCCCTGTTGCTGGTGGCGGGCCTGGCCTTTCTGCCGCTTCTCATCGATTGGCTGAGCAGCCTGGATCAGCAGCGGGTGGCCGTCATCGATGAGGGAACGGGGCTGGCCGCCGCGGTGCAGGAGGTCCTTGCCCAGGGGGCGCCGGGAGTGCGTCTGGTCGTGGAGCCTTGGCCGGGTCCCGTCGGCGAGGCCGCTGTGGAGCAGGCGGTGCGGCACGAACGGGTAGACGGCGTCCTCTGGCTCCGGCCGGCGGCGGGACCGGAAATCGTCTCGGCCCGCTACGTTTCCCGGGTTCCCCAGCCGGACACCGTGGCCGCCCTCTCCGCCGCCGTGAGCCAGGCGGCGCTGCCCCTGCGCCTCCAGCGGGCGGGGATCGACCCAGCCGCCTTCCAGGTGGTGCTGGACCCGGTGCCCGTCCGGCAGGTGGCGCTGGAGCCGGCGGGGGAGCACGAGGAGTCCCCGGTCACCCAGGGCCTGGGATACCTCCTCATGTTCATGCTTTACATCGCCCTGGCCATGTACGGCAGCATGGCCCTGTACGGCGTCACCACCGAGAAGATGTCGCGCATCGCCGAGGTGCTGCTGGTGGCCACCCGACCCGGAACGCTTCTCCTGTCCAAGCTGGTGGGCCTGGGGGCCGCCGGTCTCCTGCAGTTCCTGCTCATGGCGGCGGTAGGGGTGGGCGTGGTCCTGTTCCGGGGGCTGCCCGGGGGCGCCATGTCCTTGCCGGACCTGCACCTGTCCGGTGTTCCCCTGGGGATCTGGGCGTGGCTGCTGGTCTTCTTCCTGCTGGGTTTCCTGATGTACTCGGCCCTCTACGCCGCCATGGGGGCGGCGGTCGGCCGGCCGGAAGAGGTCCAGAACGCCTCGGGGTTGCCGACCCTGGTCCTGGTGGTGACCTACATCGTGGCCGCCGCCAGCATCGCCGCGCCGGACGGGCAGGTGGCCACCATCGCCTCCTTCGTGCCCTTCCTGACCCCCCTGATCATGTTCGTCCGCGTGGTCACCCTGGATCTGCCCCCGTGGCAGCCGCTCGTGGGCCTGACCGTCAATTTGGTGGTCCTGTGGCTGCTGCTCCGCTGGGCGGCCCGGGTGTACCGGGAAAACCTCCTGGTCCAGCAGCCTTTCGCCCTGCGGCGGGTGTTGGGCCTGGTGCGGGCGGCGCGCCCTTGA